One genomic segment of Ricinus communis isolate WT05 ecotype wild-type chromosome 5, ASM1957865v1, whole genome shotgun sequence includes these proteins:
- the LOC8270506 gene encoding myb-related protein 315 — MGRQPCCDKIGLKRGPWTIEEDHKLMNFILNNGIHCWRMVPKLAGLLRCGKSCRLRWINYLRPDLKRGGFTEMEENQIIQLHSRLGNRWSKIASHFPGRTDNEIKNHWNTRIKKRLKQLGLDPLTHKPIGKIEKVLTDEPIPEESNSSSVGQVDKAKNELMVRTEDKRETQESALDNNQALSSGSMDFGSWVDEIEKHVSSSSSLSVEESNNPSIGESPSVQDDCSLQQWLDSVDSILPWDSFAHLGDDIFFPGNNSQCNKPNSFPKYS; from the exons GACTATTGAAGAAGATCACAAGCTCATGAACTTTATCCTTAATAATGGTATTCATTGCTGGCGAATGGTTCCTAAGCTTGCAG GTCTGCTACGATGTGGAAAGAGCTGTAGACTGCGATGGATTAATTATCTGAGGCCTGATCTTAAGAGAGGTGGTTTCACAGAAATGGAAGAGAATCAGATTATTCAGCTTCATTCGCGACTTGGCAATAG GTGGTCTAAGATTGCCTCTCATTTTCCTGGCCGTACCGACAATGAAATCAAGAACCACTGGAACACCCGAATCAAGAAGAGGCTAAAGCAACTTGGTTTAGACCCTCTTACTCACAAACCTATTGGGAAAATAGAAAAGGTTCTTACTGATGAGCCAATTCCTGAAGAGTCTAACTCGTCGAGTGTTGGACAAGTTGATAAAGCCAAAAATGAGTTGATGGTAAGAACAGAAGACAAAAGAGAGACACAAGAGTCAGCATTGGATAACAATCAAGCGTTGAGTAGCGGAAGCATGGATTTTGGTTCATGGGTTgatgaaatagaaaaacatGTTTCTTCTAGTTCTTCATTGTCTGTCGAAGAATCTAACAATCCTTCCATTGGTGAATCTCCTTCAGTTCAAGATGATTGCTCCTTGCAACAGTGGCTTGATAGTGTTGATTCTATTCTTCCATGGGATAGCTTCGCCCACCTAGGTGATGATATTTTCTTTCCGGGGAATAATTCCCAATGTAACAAACCAAATTCTTTCCCTAagtattcttaa